In a single window of the Prochlorococcus marinus XMU1408 genome:
- a CDS encoding HlyD family secretion protein: protein MDNKLLKKISKINKNFIVKINPNQFITSFKGKVNSKHLIQKFNGKFNSNLFDPILLFQLLQDKVNNFGRISNNNHVILSQSKFWARTITWFIMGSAGFAVTWLAVAETDEVVIAAGKLQPKGGVIDVQMPIEGVTSKVLVNEGDSVKKDQILILLDTQITESRNNSLQKNLELNNIIAKKLSLLVKEGAVSELQYLQQQEKIEDIKQRIATNRVQMSYQEIISPIDGIVFDLKPKGPGYVASTSEPVLKIVPKDNLLAKIDIDPRKIGFVKVGKNADISIDSFPASDFGVIEGTVTSIGSDALPPNPTERKGFRFPAKITLKNQVLKLKSGKTLPLQAGMSLTANIKLRKVTYLQLLLKKFSDKADSLKSLN from the coding sequence ATGGATAATAAATTATTAAAAAAAATCTCAAAAATCAACAAAAATTTTATTGTTAAAATAAATCCTAATCAGTTCATTACAAGTTTTAAGGGAAAGGTTAATTCAAAACACTTAATACAAAAATTCAATGGGAAATTTAACTCTAATTTATTCGATCCAATACTCTTATTTCAGTTACTCCAGGATAAAGTAAATAATTTTGGACGCATTTCAAATAATAACCATGTAATTCTATCTCAATCAAAATTCTGGGCCAGGACAATTACTTGGTTCATCATGGGAAGTGCAGGTTTTGCGGTAACTTGGCTTGCTGTTGCAGAGACTGATGAAGTGGTCATCGCTGCAGGAAAACTTCAACCTAAAGGTGGTGTAATTGACGTCCAAATGCCTATTGAAGGTGTAACGAGTAAAGTTTTAGTTAATGAAGGAGATTCTGTAAAAAAAGATCAAATATTAATTCTTTTAGATACTCAAATTACCGAATCCAGAAATAATTCTCTTCAAAAAAATCTTGAACTAAATAATATCATTGCAAAAAAATTAAGTTTGCTTGTTAAAGAAGGAGCAGTTTCAGAACTTCAATACTTACAACAACAAGAAAAGATAGAAGATATTAAACAACGTATTGCAACTAATAGAGTGCAAATGAGTTATCAAGAAATCATTTCTCCAATTGATGGAATAGTATTTGATTTAAAGCCTAAGGGTCCAGGATACGTTGCAAGCACCAGCGAACCTGTTTTAAAAATTGTGCCTAAAGATAATCTCCTAGCTAAAATTGATATTGATCCAAGAAAAATTGGCTTTGTAAAAGTAGGAAAAAATGCTGATATTAGTATTGACTCTTTTCCTGCATCGGATTTTGGCGTTATAGAGGGAACAGTGACGAGTATAGGATCAGATGCATTGCCTCCTAACCCAACAGAAAGAAAAGGATTTCGCTTTCCAGCAAAGATAACATTAAAGAATCAAGTTTTAAAACTTAAATCAGGAAAAACTCTTCCTCTTCAAGCAGGAATGAGTTTAACTGCAAATATCAAACTAAGAAAAGTCACTTATTTGCAATTACTACTAAAGAAATTTAGTGATAAAGCAGATTCATTAAAATCTCTTAATTAG